The following are from one region of the Pseudazoarcus pumilus genome:
- a CDS encoding ATP-binding cassette domain-containing protein encodes MIQFRNLRLARGARTLFEGASLQIHPGWRVGLTGANGSGKSSLFALLRDELHQDQGDLEMPPGWTVAHVAQETPALARSALDYTMDGDAELRGIETRLAAAEAAHEGTRIGELHARLGEIGGYAAHARAAALLDGLGFLPTDLARPVSDFSGGWRMRLNLAQALMCRSDLLLLDEPTNHLDLDTVIWLEQWLASYRGTLVLISHDRDFLDACVSHVLHIENQRVTLYSGGYSDFERQRAERLSQQQAMFERQQREIAHMEDYVRRFRAKATKARQAQSRIKALERMERISAAHVDSPFTFAFRDAPPAPDPLLQIEEGATGYGETTVLAGLRMQLRPGERIGLLGRNGAGKSTLIKLLAGHLALTAGTRSEGKGLATGYFAQHQLETLRPDESPLAHMMRLDPAAREQDLRDYLGGFDFRGDGEGGTATPATAPCGAFSGGEKTRLALAILIWSRPNLLLLDEPTNHLDLEMRHALTLALQEFDGAMVLVSHDRALLRATCDRFVLVDGGRVSDFDGDLDDYRDWLGARRAEAAAADKCPDQAADKAARKADRAQAAAERKTRLAERRPLVKEREQLDRKLEAWNREKKQIDERLADPAIYSGTPSADLEALLKRQAELATCIDEAEARWLDIEERLEAMPAD; translated from the coding sequence GTGATCCAGTTTCGCAATTTGCGCCTCGCTCGCGGCGCCAGAACCCTGTTCGAAGGTGCCAGCCTGCAGATTCACCCTGGCTGGCGCGTCGGCCTGACCGGCGCCAACGGCAGCGGCAAGTCCAGCCTGTTCGCGCTGCTGCGTGACGAGTTGCATCAGGATCAGGGCGACCTGGAGATGCCGCCCGGCTGGACGGTCGCCCATGTCGCCCAGGAGACGCCGGCGCTGGCGCGCAGTGCGCTCGACTACACCATGGACGGCGACGCCGAGCTGCGCGGGATCGAGACGCGACTGGCGGCAGCCGAAGCTGCGCATGAGGGCACGCGCATCGGCGAGCTGCACGCGCGTCTGGGCGAGATAGGAGGCTATGCGGCGCATGCGCGCGCGGCCGCGCTGCTCGACGGTCTGGGTTTCCTGCCGACCGATCTGGCGCGGCCGGTGTCGGATTTCTCCGGCGGCTGGCGCATGCGGCTCAATCTGGCGCAGGCGCTGATGTGCCGCTCCGACCTGCTGCTGCTCGACGAGCCGACCAACCACCTCGATCTGGATACCGTGATCTGGCTGGAGCAGTGGCTGGCTTCGTATCGCGGCACGCTGGTGCTGATCTCGCACGATCGCGACTTTCTCGACGCCTGCGTGAGTCACGTGCTGCACATCGAGAACCAGCGCGTGACGCTGTATTCGGGTGGCTACTCCGATTTCGAGCGCCAGCGCGCCGAACGTCTGTCGCAGCAGCAGGCCATGTTCGAGCGCCAGCAGCGCGAGATCGCGCACATGGAAGACTACGTGCGCCGCTTTCGCGCCAAGGCCACCAAGGCGCGTCAGGCGCAGAGCCGCATCAAGGCGCTCGAACGCATGGAGCGCATCTCCGCGGCCCACGTCGACTCGCCGTTCACCTTCGCCTTCCGCGACGCGCCGCCGGCGCCCGATCCGTTGCTGCAGATCGAGGAGGGCGCGACCGGCTACGGGGAGACCACCGTGCTCGCCGGGCTGCGCATGCAGCTGCGCCCGGGCGAGCGCATCGGCCTGCTCGGGCGCAACGGCGCGGGCAAGTCGACACTGATCAAGCTGCTCGCCGGTCATCTGGCGCTGACGGCTGGCACGCGCAGCGAGGGCAAGGGGCTGGCCACCGGTTATTTCGCGCAGCACCAGCTCGAGACGCTGCGCCCGGACGAATCGCCGCTGGCGCACATGATGCGGCTCGACCCGGCCGCGCGCGAGCAGGACCTGCGCGACTATCTGGGCGGCTTCGATTTTCGCGGCGACGGCGAGGGCGGCACGGCGACGCCTGCCACCGCCCCCTGCGGTGCCTTCTCGGGTGGCGAGAAGACGCGTCTGGCGCTGGCCATCCTGATCTGGAGCCGGCCCAACCTGCTGCTGCTCGACGAACCCACCAACCACCTCGATCTCGAAATGCGTCATGCGCTGACGCTGGCGCTGCAGGAGTTCGACGGCGCCATGGTGCTGGTCTCGCACGACCGCGCGCTTCTGCGCGCGACCTGCGACCGTTTCGTGCTTGTCGACGGCGGGCGCGTGAGCGACTTCGATGGCGACCTGGACGATTACCGCGACTGGCTCGGCGCGCGTCGCGCCGAGGCGGCCGCCGCCGACAAGTGTCCCGATCAGGCGGCCGACAAGGCCGCACGCAAGGCGGATCGCGCCCAGGCCGCGGCCGAGCGCAAGACACGCCTCGCGGAACGCCGCCCGCTGGTCAAGGAGCGTGAGCAACTCGATCGCAAGCTCGAGGCCTGGAACCGCGAGAAGAAGCAGATCGACGAACGCCTGGCCGATCCGGCCATCTATAGCGGAACGCCTTCGGCCGACCTCGAGGCCTTGCTCAAACGCCAGGCGGAACTGGCCACGTGCATCGACGAGGCCGAGGCGCGCTGGCTCGACATCGAGGAACGCCTGGAGGCGATGCCGGCCGACTGA
- a CDS encoding FAD:protein FMN transferase — MSLPFAVRPRAAARAVALCLLVALLTACARPQLFQQEAYVFGTRVDLTVYGNSQEQAEAAMAAVLQEFDRLHHALHAWQPSEVTRLNEALAQGDPAEVSEELATLLADATEIAERGDELFDPALGRLIALWGFHDEEFEPELPDADALQTVLEARPRMSDLTIDGTTVSTENPAVQIDLGGYAKGYALDRAAAILREMGVGNALINIGGNVMALGGKGDLPWRIGIQHPREPRPLATLPLYDGEAIGTSGDYQRFFEIDGERYSHLLDPRTGYPAEGTQALTVLVTPRERAGTWSDAASKSPFIAGDDWLRYLRAYDIEHGLRVADDGRIEVTRELNARLKIPSGVGPVRVVD; from the coding sequence ATGAGCCTTCCCTTCGCAGTCCGCCCGCGAGCCGCGGCCCGCGCGGTCGCGCTTTGCCTGCTCGTCGCGCTGCTCACCGCCTGCGCCCGGCCGCAACTGTTCCAGCAGGAGGCCTACGTCTTCGGCACGCGGGTCGACCTCACCGTCTACGGAAACTCGCAGGAGCAGGCCGAGGCGGCGATGGCCGCCGTGCTGCAGGAGTTCGACCGCCTGCACCATGCGCTGCACGCTTGGCAGCCGTCCGAGGTCACACGGCTCAACGAGGCGCTCGCGCAGGGCGATCCGGCCGAGGTGTCCGAGGAGCTGGCGACGCTGCTGGCCGACGCGACCGAGATCGCCGAGCGCGGCGACGAGTTGTTCGATCCGGCGCTGGGTCGGCTGATCGCGTTGTGGGGCTTTCACGACGAGGAGTTCGAGCCGGAACTGCCGGACGCCGACGCGCTGCAAACGGTGCTGGAGGCGCGTCCGCGCATGTCGGACCTGACCATCGACGGCACGACGGTAAGTACGGAGAACCCGGCGGTGCAGATCGATCTGGGCGGCTATGCCAAGGGCTATGCGCTCGACCGGGCGGCGGCCATCCTGCGCGAGATGGGTGTGGGCAATGCGCTCATCAACATCGGCGGCAACGTCATGGCGCTGGGCGGCAAGGGCGACCTGCCGTGGCGCATCGGCATCCAGCATCCGCGCGAGCCGCGCCCGCTGGCCACCTTGCCGCTATACGACGGCGAGGCCATCGGCACCTCGGGCGACTATCAGCGCTTCTTCGAGATCGACGGTGAGCGCTATTCCCACCTGCTCGATCCGCGCACCGGCTATCCGGCCGAGGGTACGCAGGCGCTGACCGTGCTGGTCACGCCGCGCGAGCGCGCAGGAACGTGGTCGGATGCGGCCAGCAAGTCGCCGTTCATCGCCGGCGACGACTGGCTGCGCTACCTGCGCGCCTACGACATCGAGCATGGCCTGCGCGTGGCCGACGACGGGCGCATCGAGGTCACGCGCGAACTGAACGCGCGGCTCAAGATTCCGTCCGGCGTCGGCCCGGTACGCGTCGTCGACTGA
- the gshB gene encoding glutathione synthase: MYKRFAFILDPLDHLKPYKDSSIAMMREAAARGHEVFAIGREGLCWRDGMVCARALELRLSVENSPWYAPGNCAEAPLTDFDAVVMRQDPPFDFEYVTATWLLERAVAAGARVLNDPRAIRDHSEKLAIAEFPDFCATTLVARDPAEVQGFIDEIGDVVLKPLDGMGGSQIFRVRADDPNRNVILETLTHEGTRTIMAQRYLPGIAEGDKRVLIIGGEVVPFALARIPAAGETRGNLAAGGRGVAMPLTGREREIAEHLAPILWQRGLMVVGLDLIGGHLTEINVTSPTCFVEIEDQSDFQVAALFVDKLEQACA, from the coding sequence ATGTACAAGCGATTCGCCTTCATCCTCGACCCGCTCGACCACCTCAAGCCCTACAAGGATTCGAGCATCGCGATGATGCGCGAGGCCGCTGCGCGCGGTCATGAGGTCTTCGCGATCGGCCGCGAAGGCCTGTGTTGGCGCGACGGCATGGTGTGCGCGCGGGCGCTGGAATTGCGGCTGTCGGTCGAGAACAGCCCCTGGTATGCGCCGGGTAACTGCGCCGAGGCGCCGTTGACCGACTTCGATGCAGTCGTGATGCGCCAGGACCCGCCCTTCGATTTCGAATACGTCACCGCCACCTGGCTTCTCGAGCGTGCCGTGGCGGCCGGTGCGCGCGTGCTCAACGACCCGCGCGCGATCCGCGACCACTCCGAGAAGCTGGCGATCGCCGAGTTTCCCGATTTCTGCGCGACCACGCTGGTCGCGCGCGATCCGGCCGAGGTGCAGGGCTTCATCGACGAGATCGGCGACGTGGTGCTCAAGCCGCTCGACGGCATGGGGGGTAGCCAGATCTTTCGCGTGCGTGCCGACGACCCCAACCGCAACGTCATCCTCGAGACGCTCACCCACGAGGGTACGCGCACCATCATGGCGCAGCGCTATCTGCCCGGCATCGCCGAGGGCGACAAGCGCGTGCTGATCATCGGCGGCGAGGTCGTGCCCTTCGCGCTGGCGCGCATCCCGGCCGCCGGCGAGACGCGCGGCAATCTGGCTGCTGGCGGGCGTGGTGTGGCGATGCCGCTCACCGGACGCGAGCGCGAGATCGCCGAGCATCTCGCGCCCATCCTGTGGCAGCGCGGCTTGATGGTGGTGGGGCTCGACCTGATCGGCGGGCATCTCACCGAGATCAACGTCACCAGCCCCACCTGTTTCGTAGAAATCGAGGACCAGAGCGACTTCCAGGTCGCCGCCCTGTTCGTCGACAAGCTCGAACAGGCCTGCGCATGA
- the gshA gene encoding glutamate--cysteine ligase: MVPHLTTALTGPLLELESRFLDHATEIEQWMRVQWRDHAPPFYASTDLRNSGFKLAPVDLNLFPGGFNNLNEVFMPLCVQAAQTAVERICADARNLLLIPENHTRNQFYLQNVAQLVAILSLAGLNVRLGSLLPEITEPTVIELDNGAKLTLEPLERRGSRLGVAGFDPCAILLNNDLSAGIPDVLRGLDEQWLIPPLHAGWHVRRKSQHAAAYDRVAREFADVIGIDPWRINPEFRTCGEINFQERTGEECLATQVDALLTRIRAKYKEYGVDETPFVVVKADAGTYGMGVMTVKDASEVVGLNRRQRNKMSVIKEGMQVQEVIIQEGVHTFETLENAVAEPVVYMMDHYVVGGFYRVHTERGRDENLNAPGMHFEPLAFDTFCSLPDLGQAPDAPPNRFYAYGVVARLALLAASVEIEETEPAEADLAD, from the coding sequence ATGGTTCCTCATCTGACGACTGCGCTGACCGGCCCTCTGCTGGAGCTGGAGTCGCGCTTCCTCGACCACGCCACCGAGATCGAGCAATGGATGCGCGTGCAGTGGCGCGATCACGCGCCACCGTTCTACGCCTCGACCGATCTGCGCAATTCCGGCTTCAAGCTCGCGCCGGTGGATCTGAACCTGTTTCCGGGTGGCTTCAACAACCTCAACGAAGTGTTCATGCCGCTGTGCGTGCAGGCCGCGCAGACCGCGGTCGAGCGCATCTGTGCCGACGCGCGCAACCTGCTGCTGATTCCCGAGAACCACACGCGCAACCAGTTCTACCTGCAGAACGTCGCGCAACTGGTGGCCATCCTGTCGCTGGCGGGGCTGAACGTGCGCCTGGGCAGTCTGCTGCCCGAGATCACCGAACCCACCGTGATCGAGCTCGACAACGGCGCGAAGCTCACGCTCGAGCCGCTCGAGCGGCGCGGCAGCCGGCTGGGCGTGGCCGGCTTCGACCCCTGCGCGATCCTGCTCAACAACGACCTGTCCGCCGGCATTCCCGACGTGTTGCGCGGACTCGACGAACAGTGGCTGATCCCGCCGCTGCACGCGGGCTGGCACGTGCGGCGCAAGTCGCAGCATGCGGCCGCCTACGATCGCGTCGCGCGCGAGTTCGCCGACGTCATCGGCATCGACCCGTGGCGCATCAACCCGGAATTCCGTACCTGCGGCGAGATCAACTTCCAGGAACGCACGGGCGAGGAATGCCTGGCGACCCAGGTCGATGCGCTGCTCACGCGCATCCGCGCCAAGTACAAGGAGTACGGCGTCGACGAGACGCCGTTCGTCGTCGTCAAGGCCGATGCCGGCACTTATGGCATGGGCGTGATGACGGTCAAGGACGCTTCCGAAGTGGTCGGGCTGAACCGTCGCCAGCGCAACAAGATGTCGGTGATCAAGGAAGGCATGCAGGTGCAGGAAGTGATCATCCAGGAGGGTGTGCACACCTTCGAGACACTGGAGAACGCGGTCGCCGAACCGGTGGTCTACATGATGGACCACTACGTCGTGGGTGGTTTCTACCGCGTGCATACCGAGCGCGGCCGCGACGAGAATCTCAACGCGCCGGGCATGCATTTCGAGCCGCTGGCCTTCGATACCTTTTGCAGTCTGCCGGATCTGGGCCAGGCGCCGGATGCCCCGCCGAATCGCTTCTATGCCTACGGCGTGGTCGCGCGCCTGGCGCTGCTGGCCGCTTCGGTCGAGATCGAGGAAACCGAGCCGGCCGAGGCCGATCTCGCCGACTAG
- a CDS encoding Eco57I restriction-modification methylase domain-containing protein: MNLPYPPRVFDVASLGQVFTPPAVVRAMLELRRNTGRVLEPSCGDGAFLRHLPDAVGIELDATHCPAGALNADFFAYPESERFDTIIGNPPYVRYRDIPEATRARLDREGLDARANLYLYFISKCLRHLAPGGELILITPRDFLKSTSAVALNRRLFVEGTITDAIELGDARLFDDALPNCLIWRFERGALDRRVRFADVGTRGDAPDLAAPRWQKRHLVECAGHLMFAREDYPLRLSDVAAVKVGAVSGLDAVYADEVHGNRDFVCAETVRTGRTRRMIWCEPGEPPPAVLLPARERLLARRIRNFDESNWWRWGRGYHRSERARVYVNSRTRTPNPFFVHPCTAYDGAVLALFPHHPDVDVAAFAAALNGVDWAGLGFVCDGRYLFTQRSLENAPLPASFAPFLPAGRGVESASQTGRAA; encoded by the coding sequence ATGAATCTGCCGTACCCCCCGCGTGTGTTCGATGTCGCCTCGCTCGGTCAGGTGTTTACGCCACCGGCCGTGGTGCGCGCGATGCTGGAACTGCGGCGCAACACCGGGCGCGTGCTCGAGCCGTCCTGCGGCGACGGTGCCTTCCTGCGCCACCTGCCCGATGCGGTGGGGATCGAACTCGACGCCACGCACTGTCCGGCCGGTGCGCTCAATGCGGATTTCTTCGCGTATCCCGAGTCCGAGCGCTTCGACACCATCATCGGCAATCCGCCCTATGTGCGCTACCGCGACATCCCCGAGGCCACGCGCGCGCGGCTCGACCGCGAAGGGCTGGATGCGCGCGCCAACCTGTACCTGTACTTCATTTCCAAGTGTCTGCGTCATCTCGCGCCGGGCGGCGAGCTGATCCTGATCACGCCGCGCGACTTCCTCAAGTCGACCTCGGCGGTGGCGCTCAACCGGCGGCTGTTCGTCGAGGGCACGATCACCGACGCGATCGAACTGGGTGATGCGCGCCTGTTCGATGATGCGCTGCCCAATTGCCTGATCTGGCGCTTCGAGCGCGGGGCGCTCGACCGCCGCGTGCGCTTCGCCGATGTGGGCACGCGCGGCGATGCGCCGGATCTGGCCGCGCCGCGCTGGCAGAAGCGCCATCTGGTCGAGTGCGCCGGCCACCTGATGTTCGCGCGAGAGGACTATCCGCTGCGCCTGTCGGATGTGGCCGCCGTGAAGGTCGGGGCGGTGTCGGGGCTGGACGCGGTATATGCCGACGAGGTGCATGGCAACCGCGATTTCGTCTGCGCCGAGACGGTGCGCACCGGGCGCACGCGGCGCATGATCTGGTGCGAGCCAGGAGAGCCGCCGCCGGCCGTGCTGCTCCCGGCGCGCGAACGGCTGCTGGCGCGGCGCATCCGCAATTTCGACGAATCCAACTGGTGGCGCTGGGGGCGCGGCTATCACCGCTCGGAGCGCGCGCGAGTCTACGTCAACAGTCGTACGCGCACCCCCAATCCGTTCTTCGTACATCCGTGCACCGCCTATGACGGCGCGGTGCTTGCGCTCTTTCCGCACCACCCGGACGTGGACGTGGCCGCCTTTGCTGCGGCGCTCAACGGCGTCGACTGGGCGGGGCTGGGCTTCGTCTGCGACGGGCGCTATCTGTTCACTCAGCGCAGCCTCGAAAATGCCCCGCTGCCGGCCTCGTTCGCGCCGTTCCTGCCCGCGGGGCGTGGTGTAGAATCGGCCTCTCAGACCGGCCGTGCGGCATGA
- a CDS encoding SDR family oxidoreductase, producing MNPLALVTGAGTGIGRALALRLIARGCDVLALGRRAAPLESLVDEHPGRVATLALDVSGREAPARIVAALGERTLRFVVHNAATLEPAGPLEKLDRGAFAAHLETNLAAPLFVTQALLPRLEAGARVLHISSGAAHRALAGWGPYCMSKAALHMLTQCWNAELGPRNVLVGSARPGVVDTPMQETIRGLTSEDFPDVEAFRRMKREGALLPPEDVARFLAWMLLDANAEQFAGAERDIRDADIEPLWRA from the coding sequence ATGAACCCTCTCGCCCTCGTCACCGGCGCCGGCACCGGCATCGGCCGCGCGCTCGCCCTGCGCCTGATCGCACGCGGCTGCGACGTGCTCGCACTCGGGCGTCGCGCCGCGCCGCTCGAATCGCTCGTCGACGAACACCCGGGACGCGTCGCGACACTGGCGCTGGACGTGTCCGGGCGCGAGGCGCCGGCACGCATCGTGGCCGCGCTCGGCGAGCGCACGCTGCGCTTCGTCGTGCACAACGCGGCGACGCTGGAGCCGGCCGGGCCGCTGGAAAAACTCGACCGCGGCGCCTTCGCCGCGCATCTGGAAACCAATCTCGCCGCACCGCTGTTCGTCACCCAGGCGCTGCTGCCGCGGCTCGAGGCCGGGGCGCGCGTGCTGCACATTTCCTCCGGCGCGGCGCATCGCGCGCTCGCCGGCTGGGGGCCGTACTGCATGTCCAAGGCCGCGCTGCACATGCTCACGCAATGCTGGAACGCGGAACTGGGTCCGCGCAACGTGCTCGTCGGCAGCGCACGGCCGGGCGTGGTCGACACGCCGATGCAGGAGACCATCCGCGGGCTGACTTCGGAGGACTTCCCGGATGTGGAAGCTTTCCGCCGCATGAAGCGCGAGGGCGCGCTGCTGCCGCCCGAGGATGTGGCACGCTTTCTCGCGTGGATGCTGCTCGACGCCAACGCCGAACAGTTCGCCGGCGCCGAGCGCGATATCCGCGACGCCGACATCGAACCATTGTGGCGGGCCTAG
- a CDS encoding bifunctional aminoglycoside phosphotransferase/ATP-binding protein: MTDSPSIAARLAGHGRFPHPAEHVECIETHASWVVLAGEHAYKIKKPLDLGFLDYSTPERRRAMCEEELRLNRRSAPEIYEAVVGIRDGDVPELCAPDGADEFAVRMRRFDQSALFARLLDAGRLGGEHMEAVAHHVAQFHASADVARPGGEFGAAEAVVFPVQQNFDQMRELVVESGLLERIDRLEAWSAGESRRLAATFDARLAGGFVRECHGDLHLANIVWLDGRARLFDGIEFNPQLRWNDVVADIAFLVMDCEARGRDDLANRFLDAYLEASGDYAGLALLGYYVVYRAMVRAKVAAIRMGQERGEAARACRDELAMYLDYALARIEPRAGHVWIASGPSGAGKSTQGRVLVERCGAIRIRSDVERKRLAGLAASERATAAVGEGLYSPGMTKRTYARLEDIVRVVVAAGRPALVDATFLKRAQRDQFDVLATELGVPFVILAFDAPPEVLRERVAKRADQGTDAADADVTVLEHQLATREPIADDERAVTIEIDTSRDVDWDALLKRLEAG, from the coding sequence ATGACGGATTCGCCCTCCATCGCTGCCCGCCTGGCCGGGCACGGCCGCTTCCCGCATCCGGCCGAGCACGTCGAGTGCATCGAGACCCACGCCTCCTGGGTGGTGCTCGCTGGCGAGCATGCCTACAAGATCAAGAAGCCGCTGGACCTGGGCTTTCTCGATTACTCCACGCCCGAGCGCCGTCGCGCGATGTGCGAGGAGGAATTGCGCCTGAACCGGCGCAGTGCGCCCGAGATCTACGAGGCCGTGGTCGGCATCCGCGACGGCGATGTGCCCGAACTGTGCGCGCCCGATGGTGCCGACGAGTTCGCCGTGCGCATGCGCCGTTTCGACCAGTCCGCGTTGTTTGCGCGCCTGCTCGATGCCGGTCGCCTGGGCGGCGAGCACATGGAGGCGGTGGCGCATCACGTCGCGCAGTTCCACGCCAGTGCCGATGTCGCCCGGCCCGGCGGGGAGTTCGGCGCGGCCGAGGCGGTTGTCTTCCCGGTGCAGCAGAACTTCGACCAGATGCGCGAGTTGGTCGTGGAGTCGGGGCTGCTCGAGCGCATCGACCGGCTCGAGGCCTGGAGCGCGGGCGAGTCGCGGCGTCTGGCGGCTACGTTCGACGCACGGCTCGCGGGCGGGTTCGTGCGCGAGTGTCATGGCGACCTGCATCTGGCCAACATCGTGTGGCTGGACGGGCGCGCGCGCCTGTTCGACGGGATCGAGTTCAACCCGCAACTGCGCTGGAACGACGTCGTCGCAGACATCGCCTTTCTCGTCATGGACTGCGAGGCACGCGGTCGCGACGATCTGGCCAACCGCTTCCTCGACGCATATCTGGAGGCCTCCGGCGATTACGCAGGCCTCGCCCTGCTGGGCTACTACGTGGTCTATCGCGCGATGGTGCGTGCCAAGGTCGCGGCGATCCGCATGGGTCAGGAGCGCGGCGAGGCCGCGCGCGCCTGCCGCGACGAGCTTGCGATGTACCTGGACTACGCGCTGGCGCGCATCGAACCGCGGGCCGGGCACGTGTGGATCGCCAGCGGCCCGTCCGGTGCCGGCAAGAGCACGCAGGGACGGGTGCTGGTCGAGCGCTGCGGTGCGATCCGCATCCGCTCGGACGTCGAGCGCAAGCGTCTGGCCGGTCTCGCGGCGAGCGAACGCGCCACGGCCGCGGTCGGTGAAGGCCTGTACAGCCCCGGGATGACGAAACGCACCTATGCGCGACTCGAGGACATCGTGCGTGTGGTGGTGGCCGCCGGCCGTCCGGCGCTGGTCGACGCGACCTTCCTCAAGCGCGCGCAGCGCGACCAGTTCGACGTGCTGGCGACCGAGCTGGGCGTTCCCTTCGTGATCCTCGCCTTCGATGCGCCGCCCGAGGTATTGCGCGAACGGGTCGCGAAACGGGCCGACCAAGGAACGGATGCGGCCGATGCAGACGTGACCGTGCTCGAACACCAGCTCGCCACGCGCGAGCCGATCGCCGACGATGAGCGCGCCGTCACCATCGAAATCGACACTTCGCGTGACGTGGATTGGGACGCGCTGCTGAAGCGGCTCGAAGCGGGCTGA
- a CDS encoding FixH family protein translates to MAGNNNTARIIAGLLGLVFLLLILAFVTMALMPRDEVRINAIGPFGPTAGAERGGVRFAGAIHVWEINGHVAIDAARNATVTAHLRGPNGQPPGAGLDLSAAFNRPDGDAAAIPARLRRSGPGVYSGAAALPADGPWQLHLKVPEVTGVMAFTVDP, encoded by the coding sequence TTGGCTGGCAACAACAACACGGCCCGCATCATCGCGGGCCTTCTCGGTCTGGTCTTCCTGCTGCTGATCCTCGCCTTCGTCACGATGGCACTGATGCCGCGCGACGAGGTGCGCATCAACGCCATCGGCCCGTTCGGCCCGACAGCCGGCGCCGAGCGCGGCGGCGTGCGCTTCGCGGGTGCGATCCATGTGTGGGAGATCAACGGCCATGTCGCCATCGACGCCGCGCGCAACGCGACCGTGACCGCACACCTGCGCGGCCCCAACGGCCAGCCGCCCGGCGCCGGGCTGGATCTGAGCGCCGCCTTCAATCGGCCGGACGGCGACGCCGCGGCGATTCCCGCGCGCCTGCGCCGCAGTGGCCCCGGCGTCTATTCCGGTGCGGCCGCGCTCCCCGCCGACGGGCCGTGGCAGCTGCACCTGAAGGTGCCGGAAGTCACCGGCGTGATGGCCTTCACGGTCGACCCCTGA
- a CDS encoding amidohydrolase family protein, with the protein MSKLIPILCWASLIIGAPVFATPMLDAHSHYTADNAEALSPQQVVAALDAANVSHLVVSGTPWDAVLSLHEHAPDRVVPLLGVYASHLGKAMWMHDADLPARVEARLAEGEWAGIGELHLFARDAGSPVFAALVRLADAHGLMLLIHGDAEVIDRAFEIAPGLRVLWAHLGTVPTPGLVGRTLERHAGRALWVDTSVRDERIAPDGQLLPEWRALFEAHPERFVVAVDTFSTNRWRNYGEVVASIRGWTADLSPELRERMLWRNAEALFAPWLRGRP; encoded by the coding sequence ATGAGCAAACTGATCCCGATCCTGTGCTGGGCGAGCCTGATCATCGGCGCGCCGGTGTTCGCCACGCCGATGCTCGACGCGCATTCGCACTACACCGCCGACAATGCCGAGGCGCTGTCGCCGCAGCAGGTGGTTGCCGCGCTGGATGCGGCCAACGTGTCGCATCTCGTTGTCTCGGGCACGCCCTGGGATGCCGTGCTGAGCTTGCACGAACATGCGCCCGATCGCGTCGTTCCGCTGCTCGGTGTGTATGCCAGTCATCTGGGCAAGGCGATGTGGATGCACGACGCCGATCTGCCCGCGCGCGTCGAGGCGCGTCTGGCGGAGGGCGAGTGGGCCGGCATCGGCGAGCTGCACCTGTTCGCGCGCGACGCCGGCAGCCCGGTGTTCGCCGCGCTGGTGCGGCTGGCCGACGCGCACGGCCTGATGCTGCTGATTCACGGCGATGCGGAGGTGATCGACCGCGCCTTCGAGATCGCCCCCGGGCTGCGCGTGCTGTGGGCGCACCTGGGTACGGTGCCGACGCCGGGGCTGGTCGGGCGCACGCTCGAGCGCCACGCCGGGCGCGCGTTGTGGGTGGACACTTCGGTGCGTGACGAGCGCATCGCACCGGACGGCCAATTGCTGCCCGAATGGCGGGCGCTGTTCGAGGCCCATCCCGAGCGTTTCGTGGTCGCCGTCGACACCTTCAGTACCAACCGCTGGCGCAACTACGGCGAGGTCGTCGCAAGCATCCGTGGCTGGACGGCGGACTTGTCGCCCGAACTGCGCGAGCGCATGTTGTGGCGCAATGCCGAGGCGCTGTTCGCACCCTGGCTCAGGGGTCGACCGTGA